In Bacillus marinisedimentorum, the genomic window AAAAAATAGCGAGTGAACAAGGTATTGATCAAGTTCCCCATGAAATCAGAGATGTTATTCAGTCTGAAATGACCGGAAACGCAAAAGAAGACCTGGTTGGTGAGATGATTCTTGCCATTCCTGGAGGAGGTGTAGGGGGTGTTATAGCCAGGGGCGGTATAAAAATTGGGGGAAGAATAGGTTCAAAAGTACTTAGAGGTCTTGGTAAAAAGGGTACTAGTAAAACTGTAGATGATTTAATTAAAAATGCAACACCTGGGAGAGCGACTAAGGGAAGAACTTCTCAATATGACTTATCTGGAGGGTTTGATAAAGCAGTAAAAGACTTTGAGTCATTGCAACCAAATATCACAAAAAATACTCCAGATTTAAGAGTTGGTAAATTACCAGATGGAAGAACAGTAATAGTAAGAAAGAAAAGTAGTGATGGTCGCCCAACAATTGAAATTCAAGACGGAAAAAAGAAAATTAAGTTTCGCTATTAATTGTAATAGGAGGAAGAGTATTGGAACATTGGGAAAGATGGATACCGATAAAAGGATTACCCTCAAGATTATACAATGATACTTTTATTGATAATAAAGAAGGTATAATATTAGAGTTCAGCGATGAAAATGATAAAAAGAAAATTTTAGTTAAGTTTGATGAGGGTGTATTATCCTATAGAAATACAGATGAAGGCTCATTATTGAAAAAACTAAATTATTTAGACCAACAATACGGTACAGATTTTTATAGCGAGTGGACTTTATTTAAAGTCAAAAACTCTGAATATATAAAATGGTTTCTTGAAGAGAGTTCAGGTATTTATGAGCCCAATCAACTAGAACATTATGTGTTTTTAACACCAAATGATGTAATCGAAATACTAACAACATACACTCCAAGTATCGTAATAAAGTAACATATAAAATTAATATAAATGATTGTCCCCCTTTAATAAATCTAGGGGGGCTTTTATGTGGGGAGGGAGTGCTGAATAACTCTCTCTTTAATAGTTGTATGGCGGTAACCCTTATAAGCCCTATATAGTATTTTGTCGAATTATTAAGACGTACAACAACTGTAAAATATATGCTCTATTAATGAAATGTACCTTCTCAAAATAATCACACAATCATCAGTTACTACCATTTCTTTTCCCCAAACATCTACCTTCGCTTTCTCCCTGCCTTTTTTAAAATTTTTACGTACAGGACGAAGCCCTCTCATTCGTGCCTAATCACATTCACCCAGAAAATCTTTTGAAAAAAAGACACAAAAAAAGGTAATAAGCTTCCAGCAGGCCGCCGATATAACGGTTGACGGCATTGCACTCCTCAAACCTTTAATGCCCTGATCACCTACGGAAAGAGTTCCAGCGGATTACATTTCGACTTAGGATTATGCTATCAAAATATGGGAGAAGATAAAAAGGCATTAAAGTCTTTTAAGAGATCGTTAAGAATAATTCCTCAACTAAAATTTAATGAAGGAATAAAAGAAGAAAAAGAAAAACAACTTTTAATGTATATACAAAATTTGAGTAAAGGTGTTTAAAGTGAGGTATAAAAATCGCCCATGAATAACAAGAAATATAATATTTTTATTTTCCTTTTTGTGTGTAGTATCTATATAACTATTCCATTCATTCTCTTAAACTATTATATAATTTCCAAACCATTGCTCCTGATCTTGTATATAGTCTATTTTCTTCTTTCATTGATAACAATTATTGCGATATACAATAAAAAATATGTAAAATTCAACATGATCGTTTTACCCATTATGATATTCGGAATGTATTTTTTAGTGAATCAACCTTTATTAGTACCGATCCTATTTACAGTTCCTCTTTTATTCACAAGTCTATATCAAGTTGCTTTTCGAGTGTTTTATGGGATATTGTTGATCATTTTAGTGTTCATTAACTTGGTTTTTCTCCCAATTTCCAATTTTGGCGAGCATACTACGGTAGATCAAGAAATGGCACCGAATAATCAATATCGCCTTGTCGAAAAACAAATTGATCAAGGTTTATTGGGTGGGGATAAGCAAGTGATTTTAGAAAAAGTAACTTTTGGCGTGATCAGCAAACCGATAAAAGTTGTTTATAAAGGTGAGTGGACAGAAAATATCACAATTCAGTGGGTTGATGACAGCAGCTATAATGTTAATGGAAAAGTAAAATCTGTGTTTGATTAAACGAAGGAATAAGAATTGTGGGTACCAAAGATTTTCACTCCTGAGGTCAATAGGGTATTCCATACCTCCAAACCTTTATCAAGTCCAAATGGTTTTTGGGAGCAAGAAATTACCTTTGATGGCCGAGAACCAAAACTGCTGTTTATAAGTAAGCATATTAAGTAAGTTGGCTCTTCCTATAGGTCTGTACAGTAAAGGGGATATTTAAATGAAGACCAAGAAAATGATAAAGTACTTTTTTTTAATATTTTCCATAAGTGGTCTACTCGTTACATTATCTTCCACCCTTTTTGGAAACAATGATTATGTTTTAGAACAAAAATTAACGTTAACGATCATTTTTTTACTGTTTTTTACTTTAGGCCCTTTATTTCTATATAAATTACTAACTTTTAGAATGAAATAGATTTTGATTTAATTCCAATCCTTCTGAGTTTCTTAGAAAATTCACCAGGAGGATTGGCCCTGTTTATTTCCAGAGATGGTATTTTGATAAATTTCACCACTTAGTTATTTTTGCGCTATTCTTCATAAGTTATCGTGTTATATTCACCAGCTTCGTTGCTGCTGTCCCTGAACCTGTATAAAGTACAAAATAAAAAGCGTCCTCTTCTGTCGGCCGGATGGAGCAGGACGCTTCTTATTTTTTTCCAGGGAAGTTCTCAGGCTTTTGTGATACAATGAATGTCAGTTTTGTAAGTCCTAAAAATGTAAATATAGAATAATAAATTCACCTCAATGATTACATGTGGAAACATTATTTAACTACACAATGAAACAAAAAGGGGAAACGATGCTGGATTATAAATTTTATGAAGGACCCAGAGAATCGGATTACGTCATCTTATTGCACGGAATTGGCGGGAGTTCAAACATTTTTTATAAGCAATTGAAAGCATATAAAAAACATTTTCATGTAGTGGCTGTCCATCTGCCGGGCCACGGGCGTTCCCCGGGTGTCCATGAATATAAAGAGGCATTTACTTTTGAGCTGGCGGCGGGTGAAATCATCAAGCTGCTTGATCACCTGAAAATCAAGAAAGCTCATTTTGTCGGCATTTCTCTTGGTGCTGTTTTGACCCATTCGATTTTGCGGAAAGCACCTGAGCGGGTAAAGTCGGCTGTATTGGGCGGGGCGATCACAAGGGTGACGGTGTTGGACAAGCTCTTGCTGGGCACCGGCCATGCTGTAAAAAATATTGTGCCGCATATGTGGATTTACAAGATTTTTGCCAGATTCATGATGCCAAGGAAGAACCACACCGAGTCCAGAAAGACCTTCATAAAAGAAGCGATGAAGATGGACAGGGACGATTTCCTGGGCTGGTTCAAAATCGCCCATACTGCTGAGCCGATTTACAGCAAGGTCCCGGAAGCCTCTGCCGACGTCCCGAAACTATATCTTTCGGGCGAGCAGGACCACATGTTTATGAAGAATGTAAAAGCTGATGTGAAGGCCGATGGAAATGCCAGAATGGTAATCTTCAAAAACTCCGGCCACATTTGCAACATTGAAAAACCGAATGAATTCAATGAACTCTCGGTTGATTTTATGCTTGAAGAAGCGGATAGACAGAAGAAACATCTGGCCTGATGAAATGGGCTGGATGCTTTTTTAGATTAAGAAAATGATAGTTTTTTGGTACCTTTATAAGCGGACGTCTTGCGCATTTGTTCTGCAGAAACCGGGTCCGTGAACATTACTTGAAACCTGCCACATAACCAGGACCTAAAATGGTGACTATCGATAGGATCAGGGCGATTTCTTCCGGTGTTTGATCGATTTCATTTTCAAGCCAGTGCTGGATGACCCCGAGGTTTGCAGAACTTACATAGGCAATGAGGTAGTCTGCCGGCACGAGCAGTTTTCCTTTTTTCAGCTGTCCTTCGAAATGAATCAGCATGTTCTTTTTCATGACTTCTTTCAGTTTAACCTGGAAAGACGGATCTCCTTTCGGGCCTAAAATCGTTTTGATGAAGCTGAGATTCTTCAGAAAATATTCGACCAATTGCAGGACATGGGGCAAGGGTTCATTTTTTTGAATGTATGCCATGGCGTTGTGCCGCCCGATTTGCTGTGTGTGTATGACAATCGCCTCTATTTCACGGAGGAGTTCATTTTCACTTTGTTCCAGCAGGTCGTACTTGTCACGGTAATGCTTATAAAAGGTTCCCCGGTTAATATCCGCTTTTGCTGTTATGTCACTGACAGTGATTCCTTCAAATCCTTTTTCCATCATCAGTTCGGTTAGCGCGTTCCGAATCATGCGCCTGGTGCGGACGATTCGTTTATCGATTTTTTGGGTTCCCAAGTTTATAACTCCTTTTCTATACAAAAGTTTTCATGCCAATGAACAAAACTTTCTATTTTGTTCGTTATCCAACAGTTTCTGATTTATTGATGATTGCTTTCTCTTCTGGACAAATTATAATGTACATGAAGAGCGTTAAGCAACAATGTGTTCACTAAATATTTTTGAATGAAAGCTGAGAAGGCATCTTACGGAAATTGTTTCTGAATGATGATGCTTAGATAGGGGGGCAATGCGATGGCATCGGCAGTTTTATTTTTTGATGAAGTGGACCGGAACAGCCTGCCTTTAGTCGGTGGGAAGGGAGCGAACCTCGGTGAGATGGCGAAGGCCGGTTTACCGGTGCCGGGTGGTTTTTGCGTAACGACGTCCGCATATAAAGAGTTTGTCGGGGCAAGCCCGAAAATGGATGGTTTGTTGAATCAACTGAATAATATGGATCCGGGTGATTTAGATCTGCTCCGGCAACTGGGAAAACAGATTCGTACTCACCTTCTTCAAATCGAGATTCCGGCCAATCTGCGGAATGGGATTATTGATGCCTGGCAATCTGTCGGGAAAGAATACAGCTATGCCATCCGTTCAAGTGCTACAGCCGAGGACTTGCCGACAGCTTCTTTTGCGGGCCAGCAGGATACGTACTTGAATATTAAAGGAAAAAATGAATTGCTGATGCATGTCCGAAAATGCTGGGCTTCACTGTTCACAGACCGTGCTATTTCATACCGTACCAAGAACGGTTTTGACCATAGCCAGGTGTATTTGTCTGTAGTGGTGCAGCGGATGGTCAATCCGGATGTCTCAGGAATTATGTTCACGGCCGATCCGGCTTCCGGAAACAGGAATGTGACATCAATTGACGCCAGCTTCGGGCTGGGGGAGGCAATCGTTTCAGGGATGGTGTCCGCGGATTTATACAAAGTGAAACACGGCGAAATCATTCAAAAAAACATCGCGGAAAAGAAATTGGCGATTTTTTCACTGCCCGGCGGAGGCACCGAAACAAAAAACCTGCCGGCAGACCGGCAAACGGAGCAGGCTTTGGCTGACTATGACATTTTGCGGCTGGCAGAGCTGGGCAAGAAGATTGAGCGGCATTTCGGTGCCCCGCAGGACATTGAGTTCTGTCTGGAGAACGGCACTGTTTTCGTCGTGCAGAGCCGTCCGATTACATCTCTGTACCCCTTGCCTGATATTCCGGAAGGGCCGCTCCGCGTCATGGTGTCATTCGGCCATATCCAGATGATGACCGACGCGATCAGGCCGCTCGGTATTTCCGTATTGCAGACGGTTTTCCCAAAAAAGTATTTCCTTGAAGCGGGCGGCCGCCTCTTTATCGACTTAACAGGCGTTTTGCGGACCGGGCCGGGGAGAAGGATTGTGCCGAAAGCACTGACCAATATGGACGAAACGATCAGCCGGGCCGTAAGTGAAGCCATTCAGCGCCCGGAATTCCTGAAATCCCCTTCTAAAAAGGGGCTGCCTATGGCCGCCATTCGTATACTGGCTCCCATTATGAAAGAAGCGTTAAAAAATCTCTATAAACGCGATCCGCAGCTGGCAAAAGGTAAAGTGGAGGATTACATCAATGAAAAATGGAAGGAAGTCCATCTCAGCCTCCAGCAAGTGAGCGGGACAAAACGCCTTGAAGCTGTCAGGCATCATTTGAGCCAGCTCGTGAAGGACGTGTTAATCATTCTTCCTTATCCTTCAGCTTTTATGATTGCAACCCTGCGGTTAAAAAGAGAACTCAACCGCTTGATGGGTACGGATCATGCACTTCATCAGCTGACCAAGTCCCTTCCCGGCAATATCATGAGCGAAATGGGCATGCAGATCGGCGACCTGGCAGATCAGGTCCGCAACTTGCCGGAGGTTGAAGCTTATTTGAGGCATGCCGAAGATAAGACCTTTTATGAA contains:
- a CDS encoding alpha/beta fold hydrolase, coding for METLFNYTMKQKGETMLDYKFYEGPRESDYVILLHGIGGSSNIFYKQLKAYKKHFHVVAVHLPGHGRSPGVHEYKEAFTFELAAGEIIKLLDHLKIKKAHFVGISLGAVLTHSILRKAPERVKSAVLGGAITRVTVLDKLLLGTGHAVKNIVPHMWIYKIFARFMMPRKNHTESRKTFIKEAMKMDRDDFLGWFKIAHTAEPIYSKVPEASADVPKLYLSGEQDHMFMKNVKADVKADGNARMVIFKNSGHICNIEKPNEFNELSVDFMLEEADRQKKHLA
- a CDS encoding TetR/AcrR family transcriptional regulator — encoded protein: MGTQKIDKRIVRTRRMIRNALTELMMEKGFEGITVSDITAKADINRGTFYKHYRDKYDLLEQSENELLREIEAIVIHTQQIGRHNAMAYIQKNEPLPHVLQLVEYFLKNLSFIKTILGPKGDPSFQVKLKEVMKKNMLIHFEGQLKKGKLLVPADYLIAYVSSANLGVIQHWLENEIDQTPEEIALILSIVTILGPGYVAGFK
- a CDS encoding phosphoenolpyruvate synthase, with protein sequence MASAVLFFDEVDRNSLPLVGGKGANLGEMAKAGLPVPGGFCVTTSAYKEFVGASPKMDGLLNQLNNMDPGDLDLLRQLGKQIRTHLLQIEIPANLRNGIIDAWQSVGKEYSYAIRSSATAEDLPTASFAGQQDTYLNIKGKNELLMHVRKCWASLFTDRAISYRTKNGFDHSQVYLSVVVQRMVNPDVSGIMFTADPASGNRNVTSIDASFGLGEAIVSGMVSADLYKVKHGEIIQKNIAEKKLAIFSLPGGGTETKNLPADRQTEQALADYDILRLAELGKKIERHFGAPQDIEFCLENGTVFVVQSRPITSLYPLPDIPEGPLRVMVSFGHIQMMTDAIRPLGISVLQTVFPKKYFLEAGGRLFIDLTGVLRTGPGRRIVPKALTNMDETISRAVSEAIQRPEFLKSPSKKGLPMAAIRILAPIMKEALKNLYKRDPQLAKGKVEDYINEKWKEVHLSLQQVSGTKRLEAVRHHLSQLVKDVLIILPYPSAFMIATLRLKRELNRLMGTDHALHQLTKSLPGNIMSEMGMQIGDLADQVRNLPEVEAYLRHAEDKTFYEGLSKVSGGEGFKASFQKFIDRYGMRGAGEIDISSPRWREKPTLLVSAILGHVRTLKQGEHRKKFKQGEQEALASKQEILHHAGRLKEKRLNRLIEVYRYMGGLREHHKHLITIVFDECKTAILDEAETLVRQGILRETEDVYFLTLDELILLSKGELNKDVTALIEERKEQHARNESLTQPRVVTSEGEILTGAPRQGKFPPGALVGSPVSAGVAEGRARIVSKPENAHLNEGEILVAHHTDPGWTPLFQTAKALVTEAGGLMTHGSVVAREYGMPAVVGLDEATKRIKDGQLIRVDGDLGIVEIISEETE